The sequence below is a genomic window from Planctomycetota bacterium.
CGAAAAGGCCCGAGAGGATAACGCCGAGGCTCGCGCCGCCCGAGACGCCCAGAATATAGGGGCTGGCGAGAGGGTTCCGGAGGAGCGCCTGAAAGGCGAGGCCCGCGAGCGCGAGCGCACCGCCCACGACGCTCGCCGTCGCCACACCGTAGAGCGCATCGCGCAGGGCGTCGCTCAACTGGGGCCCGGACTCCCAGACCCAGACGCGCGCGCCGAGGACGAGGGCGGCGGCGGCCACCACGAGCCACAGCGCCAGCCAGGCCAGCACGGTGACGGCATAGCGTCGGGCTGAAAGAGGCTGCAGGGTCACGGCGAGCGCTCCTGGAGTTCCGGGTGAATCGTCTCCGCGAGCCGCTCCGCCGCCTGACCGACCCGCGGGCCGGGAATCGTCAGGTACGGCTCCGTGAGGATGTGGACGCGGCCGCCGGCCACGGCGGGGATGCTGGTCCATTCGGTCCACGCGCGGCGGATGGCTTCGATGCGGTCGGGAGCGCCCTCGTCGCCGACCGCATGGACGAGGATGACGTCCGGCGCCGCGGCGATGACCTTCTGCGGGCTGACGGTCGGCCAGTTGGCCCGGTCGGGGTACGCGTTCTCGGCGCCGGCCACTTCCAGGAGCGCATCCACGAACGTGCCCCGCCCCGCGACCATGATCCGCGCCGAGCCGACCGTCATGGGGAAGGCGAAGAGGACCCGGGGGCGCGTCAGGCCGGCCACGCGCCGGCGAACAGCCGCCAGGTCCAATTTGATGCGCGCGACGAGGGCGCGGGCGGCGTCCTCGCGGCCGGTCTCGCGACCGATGATCCGGATGGAGTCGAACATCTCGGGCAACGTATCGGACTCGAGCATCACGGTCCGGACGCCCCGCGCCTCGAGCCCCCGCGCGACCTCCTCGCGGCCGGTGATCATGAAGGCAAGCGTCGGCTCGAGGGCGATGACCTGGTTGAGATTCATGTGCAGCGTGTCGCCGACGACGGGCAGGGCGCGGGCCTCGGGCGGCTCGTTGCACCAGGTGGAGCGGCCGACGACCTGGTCGCCCAGGCCCATGGCGAAAAGGATCTCGGTGACGTTGGGGGTAAGGCTGAGGATGCGCAAGGGGCGCTCGCCCCCGCCGCCGGCCGGCGAGGCGTCCGTGCAGCCGAGGCCCAAAACGAGCCACAGACCGCACAGGAGGCCTGCCAGAATTCCACGGTTTCGCCTCATCATCCCTGGGATTCTAAGAAGCCGGGCGAGACAATCAAGGCTAATGGCCCCGAATGCCCGGGGCTTGCCCGGCCTCGGAAGCGCGGGCCCTCGGGGGTTCGGGGCGGCAGGAGGTATTTCCGGCGACACAGTGCGTTGTGTTGACGGCCGCGCGGAGGTCTGGTAGGATTCGGTGGCTCGTTCGCGGGCCCGAGGCGGCTGCAGAGGCGACCGGCGGGCCTGAGGCGTTTGGCGGAAGATCCGGAGAAACGTCATGGCGACCGACGGGGATCCCTCCCGGGACGTGCCGGCGCGGAGG
It includes:
- a CDS encoding helical backbone metal receptor, translating into MMRRNRGILAGLLCGLWLVLGLGCTDASPAGGGGERPLRILSLTPNVTEILFAMGLGDQVVGRSTWCNEPPEARALPVVGDTLHMNLNQVIALEPTLAFMITGREEVARGLEARGVRTVMLESDTLPEMFDSIRIIGRETGREDAARALVARIKLDLAAVRRRVAGLTRPRVLFAFPMTVGSARIMVAGRGTFVDALLEVAGAENAYPDRANWPTVSPQKVIAAAPDVILVHAVGDEGAPDRIEAIRRAWTEWTSIPAVAGGRVHILTEPYLTIPGPRVGQAAERLAETIHPELQERSP